One genomic segment of Belonocnema kinseyi isolate 2016_QV_RU_SX_M_011 chromosome 2, B_treatae_v1, whole genome shotgun sequence includes these proteins:
- the LOC117182740 gene encoding uncharacterized protein LOC117182740: MLESKKRMEGRLVSLSPILDSEGVLRVGGRLRNSDLNYGQKHPILLPQNHNVTALIIRDQHLKLLHLGSQATLNATRNNYWIINGKTTVKKVIRKCFICCRANPLVPTYVMGDLPKNRTIFKRAFLHTGVDYCGPFYIKEKKFRNRIKLKIHVAIFVCFATKAVHIEVVSDLTTEAFLAWLSRFFSRRGKSADLYSDNGTNLVGAKNKIDSICNFLNSEEHNDTMSRVLANHRINWHCIPPRSPHFGGLWEAAVKSFKRHWIRVIGERVLTYEEFITLATEVEAILNSRPLTSIPSDPNDLTALTPGHFLIGDSIIGVPEHDLKGLPSGRLSSWQQVQQMKQHFWTRWNKEYLHELTVRKKWHKGATTDIKIGNIVTIRDDNQPPMHWMLGRVIAVYPEEDGVVRVVTLKTENGECKRSVKNLSPLPIDNN; the protein is encoded by the coding sequence ATGCTTGAATCGAAAAAACGAATGGAAGGGCGATTAGTTTCACTCTCTCCTATTTTGGATTCGGAAGGTGTACTCAGGGTTGGCGGTAGATTAAGAAATTCCGATCTCAATTATGGTCAAAAACATCCGATTTTATTACCACAGAATCATAATGTCACAGCACTTATCATACGCGATCAACACTTGAAACTACTGCACCTTGGCTCTCAAGCGACGCTTAATGCTACGCGAAACAATTACTGGATTATAAATGGAAAAACAACGGTAAAAAAGGTAATCCGAAAATGCTTCATTTGTTGCCGTGCTAATCCGTTAGTTCCCACTTACGTGATGGGGGATCTTCCGAAAAATCGGACTATTTTTAAAAGGGCTTTCCTTCATACAGGGGTCGATTACTGCGGTCCTTTTTATATAAAGGAAAAGAAATTCCGAAATCGAATCAAACTTAAAATCCACGTCGCTATTTTTGTATGTTTCGCGACTAAAGCGGTACACATAGAAGTGGTCAGTGACTTGACCACTGAAGCTTTTCTAGCATGGCTGAGTCGATTCTTTTCTAGACGCGGAAAGAGCGCGGACCTTTACTCCGATAACGGTACTAATTTGGTGGGCGCAAAAAACAAAATCGATagtatttgtaactttttgaactCTGAAGAACACAATGATACCATGTCTCGAGTCCTCGCTAATCATCGCATTAATTGGCATTGCATCCCCCCACGTTCACCCCACTTTGGAGGACTATGGGAGGCTGCGGTGAAATCCTTTAAGCGCCACTGGATTCGCGTTATCGGAGAAAGGGTTCTAACCTACGAAGAGTTTATAACGCTTGCAACTGAGGTAGAGGCTATCCTGAATTCACGTCCCTTGACCTCCATACCCTCTGATCCTAACGATTTGACAGCTCTAACTCCAGGTCACTTTTTGATAGGTGACTCTATAATAGGTGTACCCGAGCACGACCTGAAGGGCTTGCCGTCGGGACGACTCTCGTCCTGGCAACAAGTCCAACAGATGAAGCAACACTTTTGGACTCGGTGGAACAAAGAATATCTTCACGAGTTGACTGTGCGGAAAAAGTGGCATAAGGGTGCCACGACTGACATCAAGATAGGTAATATTGTAACGATCCGAGATGACAATCAGCCTCCCATGCATTGGATGCTTGGCCGTGTTATCGCCGTATATCCGGAAGAAGATGGAGTTGTCCGCGTAGTCACTCTCAAAACCGAAAACGGCGAATGTAAGCGTAGCGTAAAAAACTTATCACCTCTGCCGATTGACAACAATTAG